The Caldanaerovirga acetigignens genome includes a region encoding these proteins:
- a CDS encoding glycerol dehydrogenase yields the protein MGIKILISPSRYVQGPGALKFLGEQIKHLGEKAFVIGGKTAISQTQEIIKKSLEDQNISFKFETFRGECCDSEINRLKEIAVSEKCDVVISVGGGKVIDTGKAISALLKLPIVIVPTIAATDAPCSALSVIYTEDGVFDRYFILAKNPDLVLLDTEIIAKAPARFLVSGMGDALATWFEANSCYQSASKNIPGGYSTVTALKLARLCYELLIEYGEQAKIAVEKGVVTPAVEKIIEANTLLSGIGFESSGLAAAHSVHDGFTILEETHKVYHGEKVAFGTLVHLVLEDHPWAEIKEVLDFCVKVGLPVTLSQIGVENPTPEKIMEVAKKTCEPGMMIHNMPFPVTPEMVYNAIFAADALGTKYLNEISK from the coding sequence GTGGGCATAAAAATTCTAATTTCACCATCGCGGTATGTCCAAGGTCCCGGAGCTTTGAAATTTTTAGGCGAACAGATAAAACACCTAGGGGAAAAAGCTTTTGTAATCGGTGGGAAAACTGCCATATCTCAAACTCAAGAAATTATAAAGAAAAGCTTGGAAGACCAAAATATCTCCTTCAAATTCGAAACATTTAGAGGAGAATGCTGCGACAGCGAGATAAATCGCTTGAAGGAAATAGCCGTATCCGAAAAGTGCGATGTTGTCATTTCCGTAGGCGGCGGAAAGGTAATTGACACGGGTAAGGCAATTTCCGCACTTTTAAAGTTACCAATAGTCATTGTTCCTACTATTGCCGCTACTGATGCGCCCTGCAGCGCGCTCTCCGTAATATACACAGAAGACGGAGTATTCGACAGATACTTTATACTTGCGAAAAACCCCGATTTAGTTTTATTAGACACAGAGATAATCGCAAAAGCTCCTGCAAGATTTCTCGTATCCGGAATGGGCGACGCCCTTGCCACCTGGTTTGAAGCCAATTCATGTTACCAGTCAGCTTCGAAGAACATTCCCGGCGGGTACTCCACCGTCACAGCTTTGAAATTGGCAAGACTTTGCTACGAGCTTTTAATCGAATACGGCGAACAGGCAAAGATAGCCGTAGAAAAAGGAGTCGTAACTCCCGCAGTTGAAAAAATAATTGAAGCTAACACATTGCTTAGCGGTATAGGTTTTGAAAGCTCAGGACTTGCTGCCGCCCATTCAGTTCACGACGGCTTCACAATACTAGAGGAAACCCATAAAGTTTATCACGGAGAAAAAGTGGCCTTCGGCACTCTCGTCCATTTAGTTCTAGAAGACCATCCGTGGGCAGAAATAAAAGAGGTTTTGGATTTCTGCGTTAAAGTCGGCCTACCTGTCACTTTAAGTCAAATAGGAGTTGAAAATCCCACTCCAGAAAAGATTATGGAGGTAGCCAAAAAGACCTGCGAACCCGGTATGATGATCCACAATATGCCATTCCCGGTCACTCCTGAAATGGTATATAATGCAATATTTGCAGCAGACGCTTTAGGGACCAAGTACCTGAACGAAATATCTAAATAA